From Cucumis melo cultivar AY chromosome 1, USDA_Cmelo_AY_1.0, whole genome shotgun sequence, a single genomic window includes:
- the LOC127144048 gene encoding uncharacterized protein LOC127144048, giving the protein MSYRRSSFMETDDMFLQFEEDLDNIAGGSSSVGDNTGSSSQQTTPTPRRRAQSRLLELERHVAINGRIPMTIAPGAEKPISPHAVRFSQAIGVCVRKTFPVRCLKWTDVGREYIEVVKGDLQRFFVLDFNDQAMNRFVEHQMLTTFKEFRADCHKHFKKYSDPEEARANPPNALVGRDEDWHFLCDHYISRAFQEQSRTNKAARQKQPYNHSSGSKSFLQRQYELAERRGQPVDRVELFRETHVRAGTFVSQAAEDAHNQMLELQSQPTPEGSQPLSEDEICDQVLGRRPGYSKGLGWGPKPKARRTASASSSSTSCSQSTQKEIELQAKLHEALERIEVQDRNHQALASQVEAMKKMIEDLTRAQQGPPHDP; this is encoded by the exons atgtcatatcgacgatcaagttttatggagacggacgatatgttcctccagtttgaggaggatttagataacattgcgggagggtcgtcatctgtgggcgacaatacgg ggtcttcttctcaacaaacgaccccgactcctaggagacgtgcgcagtctcgactcttggagttagagcgccacgttgcaataaatgggcgcattccgatgacgatcgcccctggagcggagaagcctatttctccacacgccgttcgcttcagccaagcgataggcgtgtgcgtgcgaaagacatttcccgtccgctgtcttaagtggacggacgttgggagagaatacattgaggtcgtcaagggcgacctccag cgattctttgtgcttgatttcaacgatcaagcaatgaacaggtttgttgagcatcagatgctcacgacctttaaagagttccgggccgactgtcataaacatttcaaaaagtacagcgacccggaggaggctcgtgccaacccaccaaacgcattggttggacgtgatgaggattggcacttcctctgcgaccattatatcagccgtgcattccag gagcaatcacggacaaacaaggctgctcgacagaagcagccttacaatcatagtagcgggtcgaagtcgtttctacaacgacagtatgagctcgctgaaagaagagggcagccggtcgatcgtgtggaattgttccgggaaacacacgttcgagctgggacattcgtgtcgcaggccgccgaggatgcgcat aatcaaatgctggaactccaatcccagcctaccccagagggtagtcagccactctctgaggatgagatatgcgatcaggtgttgggtcgacgaccaggctactcaaaaggccttggttggggacccaagccgaaggcccgcagaacggcaagtgcaagcagttcgtcgacatcttgttcgcagtccacacaaaaagagattgaattacaagctaaacttcatgaagctttggaacggattgaagtacaagatagaaatcaccaagcattagcttcacaagtggaagctatgaaaaagatgattgaagacctaactcgtgcacaacagggaccaccacatgatccctag